A genomic region of Clostridia bacterium contains the following coding sequences:
- the lepB gene encoding signal peptidase I codes for MTKQKSVFWDWIETIAIAVILALVIRTFLFQPFYIPSGSMEPTLQVGDKIIVNKLTSRFKDPERGQIVVFKFPYDPSQDFVKRIIGLPGETVEIRDSRVFINGQALAEDYLPEGLVYPDFPPVTVPANSYFVLGDNRNNSQDSRVWGPLPRDLLIGNVLAIYWPLERIGTVK; via the coding sequence ATGACCAAACAGAAATCCGTATTTTGGGACTGGATCGAAACCATAGCCATCGCAGTGATCCTGGCCCTGGTCATCCGGACTTTTCTTTTCCAGCCTTTTTATATCCCTTCCGGTTCCATGGAGCCGACGTTACAGGTAGGAGATAAAATTATCGTCAATAAACTGACCAGCCGGTTCAAAGATCCGGAAAGAGGACAGATTGTGGTGTTTAAGTTCCCCTATGATCCGTCCCAAGACTTTGTCAAACGCATCATAGGATTGCCCGGTGAAACAGTGGAGATCCGGGACAGCCGGGTGTTCATTAACGGGCAGGCCCTGGCGGAAGACTATCTCCCTGAGGGACTGGTTTACCCGGATTTCCCGCCGGTTACCGTTCCTGCCAATAGCTATTTTGTGCTGGGGGATAACAGGAATAACAGCCAGGACAGCCGTGTCTGGGGGCCCTTACCCAGGGATTTACTGATCGGGAATGTCCTGGCGATTTACTGGCCTTTGGAACGCATTGGTACCGTTAAGTAG
- the ylqF gene encoding ribosome biogenesis GTPase YlqF: MDIQWYPGHMAKAKRLLSEQIKLVDVVLEVRDARIPISSGNPDLRQLLGNKKAMIVLNKADLAEEDATRAWLSFFTARGEKAVALAARPEEVRVLPVMIRELAEELLLKWKEKGLRSRPVRVMVVGVPNVGKSSLINSIIRRSSTRTGDRPGVTRGTQWVRIRRDLELLDTPGLLWPKFDSPETGLLLAITGAVKEEVFEAVQVAQGFISLVRQRRPGLLAGVYGLAEDAGHTDWDILYALGNRWGLLKSGGAVDEEKTARRLLQEFRKGKLGRMTLEMPEQ, translated from the coding sequence ATGGATATTCAATGGTATCCGGGTCACATGGCCAAAGCCAAAAGGCTGTTGTCGGAGCAGATTAAACTGGTGGATGTAGTGCTGGAAGTGCGCGATGCTCGCATACCCATCAGTTCCGGCAATCCCGATTTGAGACAGCTGCTGGGAAACAAGAAAGCCATGATTGTCTTGAATAAGGCTGATTTGGCCGAGGAGGATGCCACCCGAGCATGGCTTTCCTTTTTCACCGCCCGGGGGGAAAAGGCGGTGGCCCTGGCGGCCCGGCCGGAAGAAGTGAGAGTACTGCCCGTTATGATCAGGGAACTGGCCGAGGAACTGCTCTTGAAGTGGAAAGAAAAAGGCCTGCGTTCCCGGCCCGTCCGGGTGATGGTTGTAGGTGTTCCCAACGTGGGCAAGTCTTCATTGATTAACAGCATTATCAGGCGCAGCAGTACCAGGACCGGTGACCGGCCGGGAGTTACCCGGGGCACCCAGTGGGTGCGGATCCGGCGGGATTTGGAGCTGTTGGATACCCCCGGCCTTTTGTGGCCGAAATTCGATTCCCCTGAAACAGGCCTGTTGCTGGCCATCACCGGTGCCGTCAAGGAAGAGGTCTTTGAGGCGGTGCAGGTGGCGCAGGGCTTCATCAGCTTGGTGCGGCAGAGGCGTCCCGGCTTGTTAGCCGGAGTCTACGGCCTGGCGGAAGACGCCGGGCACACGGATTGGGATATTTTATATGCTTTGGGTAACCGCTGGGGTTTATTGAAGTCAGGGGGTGCCGTGGACGAGGAGAAAACGGCCCGGCGCCTTCTACAGGAGTTTCGCAAGGGAAAGCTCGGCAGGATGACTTTGGAAATGCCGGAACAGTAA
- a CDS encoding copper amine oxidase N-terminal domain-containing protein, whose protein sequence is MNRQLRIVALTVLIGLLFVLAAAQTVTAMPSMGSDYSKPECASCHYEGGPAPAPKKEAPKQEAPKQEAPKQQAAPQQQTSSAPKAAAPAAKAPAYKKVSLAVNNSNIEVVIINNHSLLSARELGNILGAEVAWDGEAKAITFTAGEKSVTVYLDKQEAKVNGSDAKAPVKAQSIDGSNMVPVRFVAEALGFTVHYTGQAISIYQ, encoded by the coding sequence ATGAATCGCCAACTTCGTATTGTTGCTCTGACTGTACTGATCGGATTACTATTTGTTTTGGCTGCTGCCCAAACGGTCACAGCTATGCCCAGCATGGGGTCTGACTACAGCAAACCGGAATGCGCCAGCTGCCATTATGAAGGTGGGCCTGCTCCGGCTCCCAAGAAGGAAGCCCCTAAACAAGAAGCTCCCAAACAGGAAGCTCCGAAACAACAAGCAGCTCCTCAACAGCAAACGTCATCCGCTCCTAAAGCAGCCGCACCTGCAGCCAAAGCTCCCGCCTATAAAAAGGTTAGCCTGGCTGTCAACAACAGTAATATTGAAGTGGTCATAATCAATAATCACAGCCTGCTCAGCGCCCGTGAACTGGGCAACATCCTCGGCGCCGAAGTAGCTTGGGATGGTGAAGCCAAAGCTATTACATTTACCGCCGGAGAGAAATCAGTAACCGTCTACTTGGATAAGCAGGAAGCCAAAGTGAACGGCAGTGATGCGAAGGCTCCCGTCAAAGCACAATCCATCGACGGCAGCAACATGGTACCTGTGCGGTTTGTGGCCGAGGCCTTAGGGTTCACGGTTCACTACACCGGCCAAGCCATTTCCATTTATCAATAA